Proteins co-encoded in one Oncorhynchus kisutch isolate 150728-3 linkage group LG1, Okis_V2, whole genome shotgun sequence genomic window:
- the LOC109884282 gene encoding H-2 class II histocompatibility antigen, E-D beta chain, which produces MSMPIAFYICLTLLWSIFSGTDGYFHQVVSQCRYSSKDLHGIEFIDSYVFNRVEHIRFNSTVGRYVGYTELGLKNAEAWNKGPQLGQEQGELERFCKRNADLHYRAILDKTVEPHVRLSSVTPPSGRHPAMLMCSAYDFYPKQIRVTWLRDGREVKSDVTSTEELANGDWYYQIHSHLEYTPKSGEKISCMVEHISLTEPMMYHWDPSLPEAERNKIAIGASGLVLGTILALAGLIYYKKKSSGVL; this is translated from the exons ATGGATATTTTCATCAGGTTGTGAGTCAGTGTCGATACTCCTCAAAGGACCTGCATGGTATAGAGTTTATAGACTCTTATGTTTTCAATCGGGTTGAACATATCAGATTCAACAGCACTGTGGGGAGGTATGTTGGATACACTGAGCTGGGTCTGAAGAATGCAGAAGCATGGAACAAAGGTCCTCAGCTGGGTCAAGAGCAGGGGGAGCTGGAGCGTTTCTGTAAGCGTAACGCTGATCTCCACTACAGAGCCATACTGGACAAGACAG TTGAGCCCCATGTCAGACTGAGCTCAGTGACTCCCCCCAGTGGCAGACACCCTGCCATGCTGATGTGCAGCGCCTATGACTTCTACCCCAAACAAATCAGAGTGACCTGGCTGAGGGACGGACGTGAGGTGAAATCTGATGTGACCTCCACTGAGGAGCTGGCTAACGGGGACTGGTACTACCAGATCCACTCCCACCTGGAGTACACACCCAAGTCTGGAGAGAAGATCTCCTGTATGGTGGAGCACATCAGCCTCACTGAGCCCATGATGTATCACTGGG ACCCGTCCCTGCCTGAGGCTGAGAGGAATAAGATAGCGATCGGTGCATCTGGTCTGGTGCTGGGAACCATCTTAGCATTAGCAGGACTGATCTACTACAAGAAGAAGTCTTCTG GGGTGCTCTAG